One genomic region from Solwaraspora sp. WMMD792 encodes:
- a CDS encoding PPOX class F420-dependent oxidoreductase: MTTSAAGPEISDALRDFWRERHLCTLTTLRPDASPHVVPVGVTFDPDGGVARVITSARSRKAAHVRAAGVTGARVAVCQVDGKRWSTLEGLARLHDDPPTVRDAEQRYALRYRVPRPNPDRVVLVITVTRRLGNV; the protein is encoded by the coding sequence GTGACGACATCTGCTGCCGGGCCGGAGATCAGCGACGCGCTGCGCGACTTCTGGCGCGAACGGCACCTGTGCACGCTGACCACGCTGCGCCCGGACGCAAGCCCGCACGTGGTTCCGGTCGGAGTGACCTTCGATCCGGACGGCGGCGTCGCCCGGGTGATCACCTCCGCCCGGTCCCGCAAGGCCGCACACGTGCGGGCCGCCGGCGTGACCGGGGCCCGGGTGGCCGTCTGCCAGGTCGACGGCAAGCGATGGTCGACGCTGGAAGGCCTGGCCCGGCTCCACGACGATCCGCCGACGGTCCGTGACGCGGAACAGCGCTATGCCCTGCGGTACCGGGTACCACGCCCCAACCCGGACCGGGTGGTGCTGGTCATCACGGTCACCCGCCGGCTCGGCAACGTCTGA
- a CDS encoding NADH-quinone oxidoreductase subunit NuoF family protein, translating into MSTASVPPVATVGPPRLTAGFEEFGRLDLRAHEQVHGGVGPLSVDDLMRLAEAIDLRGRGGAGFPFHRKVKAVLESADKQDKPVVVVVNATEGEPASWKDKVLLTRAPHLILDGAALAAYALEADEIVIGVADDGVGGASLSAALAERRMPVPASIVTVPHRFISGEGGALVRGINGLPHIPPGVKVRASDSGVSGLPTLLSNAETYSQLAIAARLGPYEYGAVGLADEPGTVLLTIGGSAARPAVVECPTGTPLRDILELCEAPVGPGLLIGGFHGKWITPEAVSVVDVSRQGFTKVGGTIGAGITIPLGDSTCPMGEVARVVHYLAGESAGQCGPCRLGLPDLARTVDSLVIGSAAVDMVRAAASVVKGRGACSHPDGTSRFAISALEVFTEDLAAHAQGDGCGKPVKGVLPLPADAPSGGTKRLSVDWTRCDGHGLCAHVVPEFIRLDANGYPAFPPSPVPVWLEPGARKAVNMCPALALRLGEGKGGH; encoded by the coding sequence TTGAGCACGGCATCGGTCCCGCCGGTCGCCACCGTCGGCCCGCCCCGGTTGACCGCCGGGTTCGAGGAGTTCGGTCGGCTCGATCTGCGGGCGCACGAACAGGTGCACGGCGGGGTCGGACCGCTGTCGGTCGACGACCTGATGCGGCTGGCCGAAGCGATCGACCTACGGGGACGGGGCGGTGCCGGTTTCCCGTTCCACCGCAAGGTCAAGGCGGTGCTCGAGTCAGCCGACAAGCAGGACAAGCCGGTTGTCGTCGTGGTCAACGCCACCGAGGGGGAGCCGGCGAGCTGGAAGGACAAGGTGCTGCTCACCCGGGCCCCGCATCTGATCCTGGACGGTGCCGCGCTGGCCGCGTACGCGCTGGAGGCCGACGAGATCGTCATCGGTGTCGCGGACGACGGAGTCGGCGGCGCGTCGCTGTCGGCGGCGCTGGCCGAACGCCGGATGCCGGTGCCGGCCAGCATCGTCACCGTCCCGCACCGGTTCATCTCCGGCGAGGGCGGGGCGCTGGTCCGGGGCATCAACGGTCTGCCGCACATTCCGCCCGGCGTCAAGGTCCGGGCCAGCGACTCCGGGGTGTCCGGTCTGCCGACGCTGCTGTCCAACGCGGAGACGTACTCCCAGCTCGCCATCGCCGCCCGGCTCGGACCCTACGAGTACGGCGCGGTCGGCCTGGCCGACGAACCGGGCACGGTACTGCTGACCATTGGCGGGTCCGCCGCCCGTCCGGCCGTGGTGGAGTGCCCCACCGGGACCCCGCTGCGGGACATCCTGGAACTGTGCGAGGCGCCGGTCGGCCCGGGGCTGCTGATCGGTGGGTTCCACGGCAAGTGGATCACCCCCGAGGCGGTGTCCGTGGTCGACGTGTCCCGGCAAGGTTTCACCAAGGTCGGTGGCACGATCGGCGCCGGCATCACCATCCCGCTCGGCGACAGCACCTGTCCGATGGGCGAGGTCGCCCGGGTGGTGCACTACCTCGCCGGTGAGTCGGCCGGGCAGTGCGGGCCCTGTCGGCTCGGCCTGCCGGACCTGGCCCGCACCGTCGACTCCCTGGTCATCGGTAGCGCCGCGGTCGACATGGTCCGGGCGGCGGCGAGTGTGGTGAAGGGCCGGGGCGCCTGCAGCCACCCGGACGGCACGTCCCGGTTCGCCATCTCGGCACTGGAGGTGTTCACCGAGGATCTGGCCGCGCATGCCCAGGGCGACGGCTGCGGCAAGCCGGTCAAGGGTGTCCTCCCGCTGCCGGCTGACGCGCCGTCCGGCGGCACCAAGCGACTGAGTGTGGACTGGACCCGGTGCGACGGGCACGGCCTGTGCGCACACGTGGTTCCGGAGTTCATCCGGCTCGACGCGAACGGCTATCCGGCCTTCCCGCCGTCCCCGGTGCCGGTGTGGTTGGAACCGGGTGCCCGCAAGGCGGTCAACATGTGTCCGGCGCTGGCGTTGCGGCTCGGCGAGGGCAAGGGCGGCCACTGA
- a CDS encoding HAD-IC family P-type ATPase gives MLERPAATISSVRHRRMAHARHAWAYDGHAHLEVSTDDHGRVIADVQRLEQALHEVDGVHWAAWNGALGRMVVRFDPEVIGNSRLVAALADAERRVAPQATGTTHVDAGLGNAVSLAGDLIGAGVGAVGKVLRLPALPNELAALPAAFEHVPQLRSWLRRTLGPVGADLGQALFSTAVAAASQRPLTSLTDAVLRVALIAEDSAYHKVWAARAHELHPDPDSSRAPALPAPARPRPLPDGPIERYAQRMSTLTLVTAGMLTMLPGGRQRAARVTAVASPRSARTGRDAYCGELGRILARRGVVVREAAALRRLDRVDTVIIDASVLLTGRTLVTAVVPIRGTEEQARRIAARLLDPTTDPGDGRDQPRPTTGGPGGGEATDGWALTAPHRLTHALPADLLDRLGRGDPPDGDRAGTPGGDLLVLTRHGEPRALVRAEAELDPLAEALTTAARRVGQLLIAGRSRAGRSPATGPTGSMLASRCQAAGTVAGGSKLAASVRTLQQAGHGVALIAARNDVALAAADCGIGVVQAAARRPPWGAHLICAPGLETAWLVLEATALARSVSTDSARRAMLGSVAAAALGVLDGSPRGGSRSLLIDNVAGLVNLAIGHRAARGLRGRATPAPRSRAPWHAMPVDEVLTRLGSSTEGLSDLQARQRQAEQSGGQPDDGPERGLWQATAAELDTPLTGPLAAGAGVSAMTGSTVDAVMVLSVIMANALLAGAQEMAAGRALRRLLSAGALRVRLQRDGEQHIRPAEDLVAGDLICLEAGDSVPADCRLVTANGLEMDESSLTGESVPVAKTVDGTGADAVADRTSMVYAGSTVAAGTATAVVVATGRSTEAGSSIDQVQDESPRGGVQARLRQITSASVPTALAAAAATLGSGLLRGRLAESVGSSVALAVAAIPEGLPFVATAAQLSASRRLSRHNVLIRDPRAMEALGRVDVICFDKTGTLTQGSIRLQSVCDGRRTEPVDALGSDLRRILAAALRATPVPDGDQKLPHPTDQAVVDGAHSAGVGIREGADGWEPLAELPFEPGRGFHAVLGTCPGGAVISVKGAPETVLPRCATWRRADGVVPLDDAGRREIDLAIDGLARGGLRVLAVAGRVASGRRDLDDDRIDRLELHGLLGLADPPRDTAADAVRRLRRAGITVVMLTGDHPSTAESIGSQLGLLDGSAVVTGANIDAAGPDQLPGLVSRTAVFARVSPAHKVAVVRALRQAGRVVAVTGDGANDAPAIQLADVGIALGDHGTSAARQAADMIVVDGRIESIAEGVAEGRAMWVSVREALALLLGGNLGEILFSVGSSLISGQQALNPRQILFVNLMTDLLPAIAVASRPPRRISADELAREGPESSLGASLNQQVARRAAATALATTGGWLAARFTGTPARAGSVALAALVAAQLAQTAVAAKGDPTVLAAAGVSLGALFGVVQTPVVSQFFGCRPLGPVGWSIVGGSAVAAAGLGLLPLERIERLRRTRLGRLTTDVAHRGAGHRVRRAVRPVRRLRPTGADAPAPV, from the coding sequence GTGCTGGAGCGTCCGGCAGCCACCATCAGCTCGGTACGGCACCGCCGGATGGCCCACGCCCGGCATGCCTGGGCCTACGACGGCCACGCCCATCTCGAGGTCAGCACGGACGACCATGGTCGGGTGATCGCCGACGTGCAGCGGCTGGAACAGGCCCTGCACGAGGTCGACGGAGTGCACTGGGCGGCCTGGAACGGCGCGCTGGGCCGGATGGTGGTCCGGTTCGACCCCGAGGTGATCGGCAACTCCCGGCTCGTCGCCGCGCTCGCCGACGCGGAGCGGCGCGTCGCCCCGCAAGCGACCGGCACCACGCACGTTGATGCCGGCCTCGGCAACGCCGTGTCACTGGCCGGTGATCTGATCGGCGCCGGCGTCGGAGCCGTCGGCAAGGTACTCCGGCTGCCCGCACTACCCAACGAACTCGCCGCGCTGCCCGCTGCCTTCGAGCACGTGCCGCAGCTGCGTTCCTGGTTGCGCCGTACCCTCGGCCCGGTCGGCGCCGACCTGGGCCAGGCGCTGTTCAGCACCGCCGTGGCAGCGGCCTCGCAACGCCCGCTGACCAGCCTCACCGATGCCGTACTGCGGGTCGCGCTGATCGCCGAGGATTCCGCCTACCACAAGGTGTGGGCCGCCCGGGCCCACGAACTGCATCCCGACCCGGACAGCAGCCGCGCACCGGCGCTGCCGGCGCCGGCCCGCCCTCGACCGTTGCCGGACGGCCCGATCGAGCGGTACGCCCAACGGATGAGCACGCTGACCCTGGTCACCGCCGGAATGCTCACCATGCTCCCGGGCGGCCGGCAGCGTGCCGCCCGGGTCACCGCGGTCGCGTCCCCGCGCAGCGCCCGGACCGGCCGCGACGCCTACTGCGGAGAGCTCGGCCGGATCCTTGCCCGGCGGGGCGTGGTGGTGCGGGAAGCCGCCGCGCTGCGCCGGCTGGACCGCGTCGACACCGTGATCATCGACGCCTCGGTACTGCTCACCGGCCGCACCCTGGTCACCGCGGTGGTTCCGATCAGGGGTACCGAGGAGCAGGCCCGCCGGATCGCTGCCCGGCTGCTCGATCCCACCACCGACCCGGGGGACGGCCGTGACCAGCCCCGACCGACCACCGGCGGACCGGGCGGCGGCGAGGCCACCGACGGCTGGGCGTTGACCGCCCCGCACCGGCTCACCCATGCGTTGCCAGCCGACCTGCTGGACCGGCTCGGCCGCGGTGACCCGCCGGACGGCGACCGGGCCGGGACTCCCGGCGGCGACCTGCTGGTGCTGACGCGGCACGGGGAGCCGAGGGCCCTGGTACGCGCCGAGGCCGAGCTGGACCCGCTGGCGGAGGCGCTCACCACGGCAGCCCGCCGGGTCGGCCAGTTGCTCATCGCGGGCCGCAGCCGGGCCGGCCGCAGTCCGGCGACCGGCCCGACCGGCAGCATGCTCGCCAGCCGCTGCCAGGCGGCGGGGACGGTGGCCGGGGGATCGAAACTGGCCGCCTCGGTACGGACGTTGCAGCAGGCCGGCCACGGGGTCGCCCTGATCGCCGCCCGCAACGACGTCGCCCTCGCCGCCGCGGACTGCGGAATCGGGGTGGTCCAGGCCGCCGCCCGCCGCCCGCCGTGGGGTGCCCACCTGATCTGCGCGCCCGGGTTGGAGACCGCCTGGCTGGTGCTGGAGGCGACGGCGCTGGCCCGTTCGGTGAGCACCGACAGCGCCCGGCGGGCCATGCTCGGCTCCGTCGCCGCCGCCGCGCTCGGCGTGCTCGACGGTAGCCCCCGTGGCGGCTCGCGGTCGCTGCTGATCGACAACGTGGCTGGGCTGGTCAACCTGGCGATCGGGCACCGGGCGGCCCGCGGGCTGCGCGGGCGGGCGACACCCGCGCCGCGCAGCCGGGCACCCTGGCACGCCATGCCGGTCGATGAGGTGCTCACCCGGCTCGGCTCCTCGACCGAAGGGCTCAGCGACCTGCAGGCCCGGCAGCGGCAGGCCGAACAGTCAGGTGGCCAACCCGACGACGGGCCAGAACGGGGCCTGTGGCAGGCCACCGCAGCCGAGCTGGACACGCCACTGACCGGTCCGTTGGCCGCAGGCGCCGGGGTGTCGGCGATGACCGGATCGACCGTGGACGCCGTCATGGTCCTCTCGGTGATCATGGCCAACGCGCTGCTCGCCGGGGCCCAGGAGATGGCGGCCGGGCGGGCGCTGCGCCGGCTGCTCAGCGCCGGGGCCCTGCGGGTGCGGTTGCAGCGCGACGGCGAACAGCACATCCGCCCGGCGGAGGACCTGGTGGCCGGTGACCTCATCTGTCTGGAAGCGGGCGACTCGGTGCCCGCCGACTGCCGACTGGTCACCGCCAACGGCCTGGAGATGGACGAGTCGAGCCTCACCGGTGAATCGGTCCCCGTGGCGAAGACCGTCGACGGCACCGGAGCCGACGCGGTCGCCGACCGGACCAGCATGGTGTACGCGGGCAGCACCGTGGCCGCCGGCACGGCCACCGCCGTCGTGGTGGCGACCGGCCGGTCGACCGAGGCGGGCAGCTCCATCGACCAGGTGCAGGACGAATCCCCACGCGGCGGGGTGCAGGCCCGGCTCCGGCAGATCACCTCGGCGTCGGTACCGACCGCGCTCGCTGCCGCTGCGGCGACCCTCGGCAGCGGGCTGCTGCGGGGCCGGCTGGCCGAATCGGTCGGGTCCTCGGTGGCCCTCGCCGTCGCCGCCATCCCCGAAGGACTGCCGTTCGTCGCCACCGCCGCCCAGCTCAGTGCGAGCCGGCGGTTGTCCCGGCACAACGTGCTGATCCGGGATCCCCGGGCGATGGAGGCGCTCGGCCGGGTCGACGTGATCTGCTTCGACAAGACCGGCACCCTCACTCAGGGATCGATCCGGCTGCAGAGTGTCTGCGACGGCCGCCGCACCGAGCCGGTCGACGCGCTGGGCTCCGACCTGCGCCGGATTCTGGCCGCGGCGCTGCGGGCCACCCCGGTCCCGGACGGCGATCAGAAACTGCCCCACCCGACCGACCAGGCGGTGGTCGACGGTGCCCACTCGGCCGGGGTGGGCATCCGGGAAGGCGCTGACGGGTGGGAGCCGCTCGCCGAGTTGCCGTTCGAGCCGGGCCGGGGCTTCCACGCGGTGCTCGGTACCTGCCCGGGTGGTGCCGTCATCAGCGTCAAGGGCGCCCCGGAGACTGTGCTGCCGCGGTGCGCGACCTGGCGCCGCGCCGACGGCGTGGTGCCGCTTGACGACGCCGGCCGCCGCGAGATCGACCTGGCCATCGACGGGCTGGCCCGCGGCGGGCTGCGGGTACTCGCCGTCGCCGGTCGGGTCGCGTCCGGTCGCCGGGACCTCGACGACGACCGGATCGACCGGTTGGAGCTGCACGGACTGCTCGGCCTGGCCGACCCGCCACGCGACACCGCCGCCGACGCCGTCCGGCGGTTGCGCCGCGCCGGGATCACCGTGGTGATGCTGACCGGTGACCACCCGAGCACCGCCGAGTCGATCGGCTCGCAACTCGGCCTGCTCGACGGCAGCGCGGTGGTCACCGGGGCGAACATCGACGCCGCCGGACCGGACCAGCTGCCCGGGCTGGTGTCCCGGACAGCGGTCTTCGCCCGGGTCAGTCCGGCCCACAAGGTCGCCGTGGTCCGGGCGCTGCGCCAGGCCGGCCGGGTCGTCGCGGTGACCGGCGACGGCGCCAACGACGCACCGGCGATCCAACTCGCGGACGTCGGAATCGCCCTCGGCGATCACGGCACCAGCGCCGCCCGCCAGGCGGCGGACATGATCGTGGTCGACGGCCGGATCGAGAGCATCGCCGAGGGCGTGGCCGAGGGGCGGGCGATGTGGGTGTCGGTGCGCGAGGCTCTCGCCCTGCTGCTCGGCGGCAACCTCGGGGAGATCCTCTTCTCAGTCGGCAGCTCGCTCATCTCCGGCCAGCAGGCGCTCAACCCCCGGCAGATCCTGTTCGTCAATCTGATGACCGACCTGCTGCCGGCGATCGCCGTGGCGTCGCGCCCACCACGCAGGATCAGCGCCGACGAACTCGCCCGTGAGGGACCGGAGTCGTCGCTCGGCGCCAGCCTCAACCAACAGGTCGCCCGGCGGGCAGCGGCGACCGCGCTGGCCACCACCGGAGGTTGGCTGGCCGCCCGGTTCACCGGCACCCCCGCCCGCGCCGGCAGCGTGGCACTCGCCGCGCTGGTGGCCGCCCAGTTGGCGCAGACCGCAGTCGCCGCGAAGGGTGATCCGACGGTGCTGGCGGCGGCCGGGGTGTCACTCGGGGCGTTGTTCGGGGTGGTCCAGACGCCGGTGGTCAGTCAGTTCTTCGGCTGCCGTCCGCTGGGACCGGTCGGCTGGTCGATCGTCGGTGGTTCGGCGGTCGCCGCAGCCGGGCTCGGCCTGCTGCCGCTGGAACGGATCGAACGGCTCCGCCGGACCCGACTGGGCCGGTTGACTACGGATGTCGCCCACCGGGGTGCCGGTCACCGGGTACGCCGGGCCGTCCGCCCGGTGCGCCGGCTGCGCCCGACCGGCGCCGACGCCCCGGCCCCGGTCTGA
- a CDS encoding S8 family peptidase: protein MTQPDDWDSRTLIALAGRPRAAPGLVAVLREVAFRYGDRLGDAERADRDGEPQWHHRVRQALDRLRVANLVTGGRTWSLTDAGRARATLLAGHGPSSVPAADGSAATGGNDTNGAPGPDRPAPLAAPGVITDPLRAVTGRQRLGFPLGPDEPVPVLVAVNLHFAGGPQRATEQLAGLWFRVTAGRHPRPLAGEYVVGELSVNQMKRLVAADTVVGDPHQRSVHRIWPDFPVRPQIDVSAATIKADAARRTFNATGERIVWAVVDSGIDARHPHFASYATLSAPEVRDLHRSFPPGARPRAGDALTDDSGHGTHVAGIIAGGVDDWVRRHPQRTVRVIEHRYDIDDPAVPVPVSRPVVDPATMVGVAPLTRLVSLKVLHGGGDLTERVSRVIAALAYVREVNARSDRVMRIHGVNLSVGYEFDPEWFACGQSPLCREVDKLVRSGVVVVTAAGNSGYGAVGAPFGVPSRFALGATINDPGNAERAITVGSTHRDMPHTYGVSYFSSKGPTGDGRRKPDLVAPGERIVSCAAGARLTTTEDGGPDPHTAVYLEESGTSVAAPHVSGAVAAFLSVRREFIGQPERVKQILLDTAVPLGRDRHFQGQGLVDLMRALQSV from the coding sequence GTGACGCAGCCGGATGACTGGGACAGCCGTACGCTGATCGCGCTCGCCGGCCGCCCCCGGGCCGCCCCCGGTCTCGTCGCGGTGCTGCGTGAGGTGGCCTTCCGGTACGGTGACCGGCTCGGCGACGCCGAGCGTGCCGACCGCGACGGCGAACCGCAGTGGCACCACCGGGTCCGGCAGGCGTTGGACCGGCTGCGCGTCGCCAATCTGGTCACCGGTGGCCGGACCTGGTCGTTGACCGACGCCGGTCGGGCGCGGGCTACGCTGCTCGCCGGCCATGGGCCGTCGTCCGTGCCGGCCGCCGACGGGTCGGCCGCCACCGGCGGCAACGACACCAACGGTGCGCCCGGTCCGGACCGTCCAGCGCCGCTCGCCGCGCCCGGGGTGATCACCGATCCGTTGCGGGCGGTCACCGGGCGGCAGCGCCTCGGCTTCCCACTCGGTCCGGACGAGCCGGTGCCGGTGCTGGTCGCGGTCAACCTGCACTTCGCCGGTGGGCCGCAGCGCGCCACCGAGCAGCTGGCCGGACTCTGGTTCCGGGTCACCGCGGGTCGGCACCCCCGGCCACTGGCCGGCGAGTACGTCGTCGGGGAACTCAGCGTCAACCAGATGAAGCGGCTGGTAGCGGCGGACACCGTGGTCGGCGATCCGCATCAGCGCAGCGTGCACCGGATCTGGCCGGACTTCCCGGTCCGGCCGCAGATCGACGTCTCGGCGGCCACCATCAAAGCGGACGCGGCCCGGCGGACCTTCAACGCCACCGGCGAACGGATCGTCTGGGCGGTGGTCGACTCGGGCATCGACGCCCGGCACCCGCACTTCGCCAGCTACGCGACGCTCAGCGCACCCGAGGTCCGCGACCTGCACCGCAGCTTCCCGCCCGGGGCGCGACCCCGGGCGGGCGACGCGCTGACCGACGACAGCGGCCACGGTACCCACGTCGCGGGGATCATCGCCGGCGGCGTGGACGACTGGGTGCGCCGGCATCCCCAGCGGACGGTACGGGTGATCGAGCACCGCTACGACATCGACGATCCGGCCGTTCCGGTCCCGGTGTCCCGCCCGGTGGTCGACCCGGCCACGATGGTCGGTGTCGCGCCGCTGACCAGGTTGGTCAGCCTGAAGGTGCTGCACGGTGGAGGTGATCTCACCGAACGGGTGTCCCGGGTGATCGCCGCGCTGGCCTACGTGCGCGAGGTCAACGCGCGCAGCGACCGGGTGATGCGCATCCACGGGGTCAACCTCAGCGTCGGGTACGAGTTCGATCCGGAGTGGTTCGCATGTGGCCAGTCCCCGCTCTGCCGGGAGGTGGACAAACTGGTCCGGTCCGGGGTGGTCGTGGTGACCGCCGCCGGGAACTCCGGGTACGGCGCGGTGGGCGCGCCGTTCGGCGTACCGTCGCGGTTCGCGCTGGGTGCGACGATCAACGATCCGGGCAACGCCGAACGCGCGATCACGGTCGGGTCGACACACCGCGACATGCCGCACACCTACGGGGTGTCCTACTTCTCTTCGAAGGGGCCGACCGGCGACGGCCGCCGTAAGCCGGACCTGGTCGCTCCCGGCGAACGGATCGTTTCCTGCGCGGCGGGTGCCCGGCTGACCACGACCGAGGACGGCGGCCCGGACCCGCACACGGCGGTCTACCTGGAGGAGTCCGGTACGAGCGTGGCGGCGCCACATGTGTCCGGCGCGGTCGCTGCGTTCCTGTCGGTGCGTCGGGAGTTCATCGGTCAGCCGGAGCGGGTCAAGCAGATCCTGCTCGACACTGCCGTGCCGCTCGGCCGCGACCGGCACTTCCAGGGCCAGGGGCTGGTGGACCTGATGCGGGCACTGCAGTCGGTGTGA
- a CDS encoding methyltransferase domain-containing protein, translated as MHDGYLTATAIDLLAADPRLRDLDVEVRFDGGVAHLTGDVADEAALRRVREAIGRLAGVHGVWDRVRVAGAEPVILDIGCGDGPQYPGNIGLDQRPGKAVAVVADLRDGLPVRDDAADQIFAVHVLEHLTDYLRLIDECHRVLRPGGVLHVLSPWWRHVNAVADPTHLRFFDLQTIKGICQQPGTAGRWYPQHASCDGATVFADLVAARANDPDPSPGHLARFFD; from the coding sequence TTGCACGACGGCTACCTCACCGCCACCGCCATCGATCTGCTGGCCGCCGATCCCCGACTGCGTGACCTCGACGTCGAGGTCCGGTTCGACGGTGGCGTCGCGCATCTGACCGGCGACGTCGCCGACGAGGCGGCGCTGCGTCGGGTCCGCGAGGCGATCGGACGGTTGGCGGGGGTGCACGGGGTCTGGGACCGCGTCCGGGTCGCCGGTGCCGAGCCGGTGATCCTGGACATCGGCTGCGGCGACGGCCCGCAGTACCCCGGCAACATCGGCCTGGACCAGCGACCGGGCAAGGCGGTGGCGGTCGTCGCCGATCTACGTGACGGCCTGCCGGTGCGCGACGACGCGGCGGATCAGATCTTCGCGGTGCACGTGCTGGAGCACCTGACCGACTACCTGCGCCTGATCGACGAGTGCCACCGGGTACTGCGTCCCGGCGGTGTGCTGCATGTGCTCTCGCCGTGGTGGCGGCATGTCAACGCGGTCGCGGATCCGACCCACCTGCGGTTCTTCGACCTGCAGACGATCAAGGGCATCTGCCAGCAGCCGGGGACCGCTGGACGCTGGTATCCCCAGCACGCCTCCTGCGACGGGGCCACGGTCTTCGCCGATCTGGTCGCCGCCCGCGCGAACGATCCCGACCCGTCACCCGGTCATCTCGCCCGGTTCTTCGACTAG
- a CDS encoding DUF2795 domain-containing protein: MTDAPRLPDYVDGLDFPLSREDLLRRAQELGADTALLQALRALPAERFVDAEQLLAELGRPG; encoded by the coding sequence ATGACCGACGCACCACGGCTCCCCGACTACGTCGACGGCCTGGACTTCCCGCTCTCCCGCGAGGACCTGCTCCGGCGGGCCCAGGAACTCGGCGCGGACACCGCGTTGCTGCAGGCGTTACGGGCGCTGCCCGCCGAGCGGTTCGTTGACGCCGAGCAGTTGCTGGCCGAGCTCGGCCGACCTGGTTGA
- the dnaK gene encoding molecular chaperone DnaK: MPRAVGIDLGTTNSVIAAVSGGRPTVVPNATGSRTTPSVVAFTEAGALLVGDAACRQAVLNPHGTVHSAKRFAGRRYDEVGREAAEVVFDVVGDGGLARFDVKGRRYAPEEISALVLRSLIDEAARTLGEPIDRAVVTVPAHFDDAQRTATREAGRLAGLEILRLINEPTAAALAYGLHLRQRQTILVVDLGGGTFDVSVLTAGDGTVEVRAAAGDTHLGGDDFDHRLVEHLVAEFHRDHGIDLAADPQTRRRVLEAARRAKEELSAVTEAEVNLPFVASDAAGPKHLRTLIDRPSFDELTGDLVERCRNPVEQAMRDARVAPADLDQVLMVGGATRIPAVRDLLRQLADGQEPQLLINADEVVALGAAVQAGLLIGTGGPARLRDVTPLALGLQAHDGTMATIIERNTAIPVRRTQVFSTAEDGQTSVDVVVRQGQRRRAADNRVLGRFRLSGIRPAPRGVPRIEVTIDTDADGMVTISARDADGGSRQSIVVTEIVEPRSPAGDAGPVAAATDPAGDLESLIELVEQELTGPATGVPAHERTRARMLLDDAGGALREHAPVERLRTLAAELRQVALVFVPAIPDAVGRTERD, from the coding sequence ATGCCGCGCGCAGTGGGAATCGACCTGGGCACTACCAACTCGGTCATCGCCGCGGTCTCGGGGGGCCGGCCCACGGTCGTACCGAACGCGACCGGGTCGCGGACCACTCCGTCGGTGGTGGCGTTCACCGAGGCCGGCGCCCTGCTGGTCGGTGACGCCGCCTGCCGGCAGGCGGTGCTCAACCCGCACGGGACCGTCCACTCCGCCAAACGTTTCGCCGGACGGCGTTACGACGAGGTCGGCCGGGAGGCCGCCGAGGTGGTGTTCGACGTGGTCGGTGACGGCGGTCTGGCCCGGTTCGACGTCAAGGGCCGCCGGTACGCCCCGGAGGAGATCAGCGCGCTGGTGCTGCGCAGCCTCATCGACGAGGCGGCCAGGACGCTCGGTGAACCGATCGACCGGGCGGTGGTCACCGTACCAGCGCATTTCGACGATGCCCAGCGCACCGCGACCCGTGAGGCCGGCCGACTCGCCGGCCTGGAGATCCTGCGGCTGATCAACGAACCGACGGCTGCCGCGCTGGCCTACGGGCTGCACCTGCGCCAGCGGCAGACGATCCTGGTGGTCGATCTCGGCGGCGGGACCTTCGACGTCAGCGTGCTGACCGCCGGTGACGGCACGGTCGAGGTCCGCGCCGCCGCTGGCGACACCCACCTGGGCGGTGACGACTTCGACCACCGCCTGGTGGAGCACCTGGTCGCCGAGTTTCACCGGGACCACGGCATCGACCTGGCGGCGGATCCGCAGACCCGGCGGCGGGTGCTCGAGGCGGCCCGGCGGGCCAAGGAGGAACTGTCCGCGGTCACCGAGGCGGAGGTCAACCTGCCGTTCGTCGCGTCCGACGCCGCGGGTCCCAAACACCTGCGGACCCTGATCGACCGGCCGTCGTTCGACGAACTCACCGGTGACCTGGTGGAACGCTGTCGCAATCCGGTGGAGCAGGCGATGCGGGACGCGCGGGTCGCCCCGGCGGACCTCGACCAGGTGCTGATGGTCGGTGGTGCGACCCGGATTCCGGCGGTGCGCGACCTGCTGCGCCAGCTGGCCGACGGTCAGGAGCCGCAGTTGCTGATCAACGCCGACGAGGTGGTGGCGCTCGGCGCCGCAGTGCAGGCCGGGCTGCTCATCGGTACGGGCGGACCCGCCCGGTTGCGTGACGTCACGCCGCTCGCCCTCGGACTGCAGGCACACGACGGGACGATGGCGACGATCATCGAGCGCAACACCGCCATCCCGGTCCGCCGGACCCAGGTCTTCTCCACCGCGGAGGACGGCCAGACCAGCGTCGACGTCGTCGTCCGGCAGGGCCAGCGCCGACGGGCAGCGGACAACCGGGTTCTCGGGCGGTTCCGGTTGTCCGGAATCCGGCCGGCGCCGCGTGGGGTGCCCCGGATCGAGGTCACCATCGACACGGACGCCGACGGAATGGTGACGATCTCAGCCCGCGACGCCGACGGCGGTAGCCGTCAGTCGATCGTGGTGACCGAGATCGTCGAGCCGCGGTCGCCGGCGGGCGACGCCGGGCCGGTGGCCGCCGCCACCGACCCCGCCGGGGATCTGGAGTCACTGATCGAGCTGGTCGAGCAGGAACTGACCGGACCGGCCACCGGCGTACCCGCCCACGAGCGCACCCGGGCCCGGATGCTTCTCGACGACGCCGGGGGCGCGTTGCGCGAGCACGCTCCGGTGGAGCGGCTGCGGACCCTCGCCGCCGAGCTGCGCCAGGTCGCCCTCGTGTTCGTTCCGGCGATCCCCGATGCCGTTGGTCGCACCGAACGTGACTAA